One Sinorhizobium mexicanum genomic region harbors:
- the nuoK gene encoding NADH-quinone oxidoreductase subunit NuoK — MEIGISHYLTVSAILFTLGVFGIFLNRKNVIIILMSVELILLSVNINMVAFSAFLNDITGQVFALFILTVAAAEAAIGLAILVVFYRNRGSIAVEDVNMMKG; from the coding sequence ATGGAAATCGGAATTTCCCACTATCTGACCGTCAGCGCCATCCTGTTCACGCTCGGCGTCTTCGGCATCTTTCTGAACCGGAAGAACGTCATCATCATCCTGATGTCGGTGGAACTCATCCTGCTCTCGGTCAACATCAACATGGTCGCCTTCTCGGCCTTCCTCAACGACATCACCGGCCAGGTCTTTGCGCTGTTCATTCTGACCGTGGCGGCCGCCGAGGCGGCCATCGGGCTTGCAATTCTCGTCGTCTTCTATCGCAACCGCGGCTCGATCGCCGTCGAAGACGTCAACATGATGAAGGGCTGA
- a CDS encoding NADH-quinone oxidoreductase subunit J: protein MGLQVLFFYLFAFIAVASAFMVIASKNPVYSVLFLILTFFNAAGLFLLTGAEFLAMILLVVYVGAVAVLFLFVVMMLDIDFAELRAGVLEYAPIGALIGLILAAELIIVVGGAAFSPEIAKGIAMPIPPVTERTNTAALGDVLYTHYIYFFQIAGLVLLVAMIGAIVLTLRHRENIKRQNIPRQVARAPETAVEVVTVKPGQGI, encoded by the coding sequence ATGGGTCTGCAGGTTCTTTTTTTCTATCTCTTTGCCTTCATTGCGGTGGCATCGGCATTCATGGTCATTGCGTCGAAGAACCCGGTTTATTCGGTTCTGTTCCTGATCCTGACCTTCTTCAACGCGGCGGGGCTCTTCCTGCTGACGGGGGCCGAGTTCCTGGCAATGATCCTGCTCGTCGTCTATGTCGGCGCGGTGGCGGTGCTGTTCCTGTTCGTGGTGATGATGCTCGACATCGATTTCGCGGAGCTGCGTGCAGGTGTGCTTGAATATGCGCCGATCGGCGCGCTGATCGGCTTGATCCTTGCGGCGGAACTCATCATCGTCGTCGGCGGAGCGGCGTTCTCGCCGGAAATCGCCAAGGGCATCGCGATGCCGATCCCGCCGGTTACCGAGCGGACCAACACGGCCGCACTCGGCGACGTTCTCTACACGCATTACATCTACTTCTTCCAGATCGCAGGGCTCGTGCTGCTCGTCGCCATGATCGGCGCCATCGTACTGACGCTGCGGCACCGCGAGAACATCAAGCGCCAGAACATTCCGCGGCAGGTTGCCCGCGCACCCGAGACCGCCGTCGAGGTGGTCACCGTCAAGCCCGGGCAGGGCATCTAA